From a single Pleurodeles waltl isolate 20211129_DDA chromosome 8, aPleWal1.hap1.20221129, whole genome shotgun sequence genomic region:
- the CIP2A gene encoding protein CIP2A yields MDATSCLKSLLLAAGHYKALKSEQNALQLQRQLEVIAGLKLTRLFASGQVLPSECLSCLVELIEDPHCGPPVALRTLGLLTTLAADGEAREALRSAHGLSGALAGTVHRYSGGGNPAGEPLLLPCVQLLQRLTYGEGSPRGAGAHTDELLGFLAARVQAPEDELTMPCLGLLANLCRGSPALQARVKALPKVRGLYRALIAFLAHSSLTVVVFALSVLASLTLDETVGEKLFHARNIHQTFQLIFNILVNGGGTLTRQYSVDLLVDLLRSPRIADYLTRYEHFQSCLGQVLGLLHGKETESAAKVLELLLAFCAVPPLRRQLRQALLDQPGVTGARLGAKGKAHEPTVALLHWAGQSLDADCPLLALELLRAVLEDMVEARSGATAERFVQLLLPVVVEHLQPQEEEEGLQRRRQCERTLRAIEVLLLLCAEETLRAQVGKKLTAKRCAALVEHLFGCGGLNAKVADTELCKLAAAVILKTLDLMSRLKQVGTGMEASFYKTLQDSRLVAPLSFALTSDLREQVQVGLRILFEAAPLPDFPALVLGESIAANNAYRQQEAEHTPKRICVPSTLVAQPANDDTQVPSVQALIRKLQDGMELKEQGDGLRISDLMDVYEQKLAALASKENRLQDLLEAKALALAQADKLIAQYRCQRAQAEAEARKLAAMLKDAEKKNEELGIFLKAQQVESERAKSDIDQLFKHNKKLEAVVEQHEVLKVSFAEQLLKQEQSEKQLKDLQASYTALSKQSDTMKKLNDALKLQNDKNTAQLAELEEQVKDLSKQLQERDSKIANLQQKLKVLDEKLKSRQKEKEDMEETIDILRKELSKTEQARKELSIKASSLEVQKTQLEARLEEKEAMVKAQQDELNKHSHMIAMIHSLSGGKFNTDTVNLSL; encoded by the coding sequence ATGGATGCCACCTCCTGCCTCAAGTCGCTGCTGCTGGCCGCCGGCCACTACAAGGCTCTCAAGTCGGAGCAAAACGCTCTGCAGCTCCAGCGGCAACTGGAGGTCATCGCCGGCCTGAAGCTGACCCGGCTCTTCGCTTCAGGCCAGGTGCTACCCAGCGAATGCCTCAGCTGCTTGGTGGAGTTGATCGAGGACCCGCACTGCGGTCCGCCCGTTGCCCTGCGAACCCTGGGGCTCCTCACGACTCTGGCGGCGGATGGAGAGGCCCGCGAAGCGCTGCGATCTGCGCACGGCCTGAGCGGCGCACTGGCAGGTACCGTGCACCGCTACAGCGGAGGAGGGAACCCAGCCGGAGAGCCTCTTCTGCTGCCCTGTGTTCAGTTGCTGCAGCGCCTGACCTACGGAGAAGGAAGCCCGCGCGGGGCCGGCGCCCATACCGACGAGCTGCTGGGCTTCCTGGCGGCACGCGTGCAGGCCCCCGAGGATGAGCTGACAATGCCCTGTCTAGGGTTGCTGGCCAACCTGTGCCGCGGCAGCCCAGCGCTGCAGGCGCGCGTCAAGGCGCTGCCCAAGGTGCGGGGCTTGTACCGGGCACTCATTGCCTTCCTGGCGCACAGCAGCCTCACCGTGGTGGTGTTTGCCCTGTCGGTGCTGGCCAGCCTGACTCTGGATGAGACAGTGGGCGAGAAGCTCTTCCACGCACGTAACATCCACCAGACCTTCCAGCTCATCTTTAACATTCTGGTGAATGGCGGAGGCACGCTAACCCGCCAGTACTCTGTGGACCTGCTGGTTGACCTGCTACGGAGCCCGCGCATCGCCGACTACCTGACCCGCTACGAGCACTTTCAGTCTTGTCTTGGCCAGGTGCTGGGCCTGTTGCACGGCAAGGAGACCGAGTCAGCGGCCAAGGTGTTGGAATTGCTATTGGCCTTCTGTGCAGTGCCCCCGCTGCGCCGCCAGCTGCGGCAGGCTCTGCTGGACCAGCCTGGAGTGACCGGGGCACGGCTGGGAGCCAAAGGCAAGGCCCATGAGCCGACAGTGGCTCTGCTGCACTGGGCCGGACAGTCCCTGGATGCTGACTGCCCACTGCTGGCGCTGGAACTGCTTCGAGCGGTGTTGGAAGATATggtggaggcaaggagtggtgccaCGGCAGAGCGCTTCGTCCAGCTCCTGCTGCCCGTCGTGGTAGAGCACCTGCAGccacaagaggaggaagaaggcctgCAAAGGAGGCGGCAGTGCGAGCGAACACTGCGGGCTATTGAGGTGCTGCTACTTCTCTGTGCCGAGGAGACGCTGAGGGCACAAGTGGGCAAGAAACTCACCGCCAAGCGGTGCGCAGCGCTGGTGGAACACCTTTTCGGCTGTGGCGGTTTGAATGCTAAGGTGGCCGACACAGAGTTGTGCAAGTTGGCCGCCGCTGTCATCCTCAAGACCCTGGACCTGATGAGCCGTCTAAAGCAGGTGGGAACCGGAATGGAGGCCAGCTTCTATAAGACCCTGCAGGACTCGCGCCTGGTTGCGCCCCTTTCCTTTGCCCTGACATCGGATCTCCGCGAGCAGGTGCAAGTTGGACTGCGCATCCTATTCGAGGCAGCGCCGCTGCCCGACTTCCCTGCCCTAGTCCTGGGCGAGAGCATCGCGGCCAACAACGCCTACAGGCAGCAAGAAGCCGAACACACACCCAAGAGGATCTGCGTTCCAAGCACCCTTGTCGCCCAGCCAGCTAACGACGACACCCAGGTTCCCAGTGTCCAAGCGctcattcgcaagctccaagaCGGCatggagctgaaggagcagggtgaCGGCCTGAGGATTTCCGACCTCATGGACGTTTATGAACAGAAACTGGCCGCCCTGGCCTCTAAGGAGAACAGGCTGCAAGATCTCCTGGAAGCTAAGGCGCTGGCTCTCGCACAGGCAGATAAGCTCATCGCCCAGTACCGCTGCCAGAGAGCTCAGGCCGAGGCAGAGGCCAGGAAGCTTGCTGCGATGCTTAAAGATGCAGAAAAGAAAAACGAAGAGCTCGGCATATTTCTGAAAGCCCAACAAGTAGAGTCTGAACGAGCAAAAAGTGACATCGACCAGCTGTTTAAGCACAACAAAAAGCTAGAGGCAGTTGTAGAGCAACATGAGGTTTTGAAAGTATCGTTTGCAGAGCAACTTCTGAAGCAGGAGCAGTCCGAGAAGCAATTAAAAGATCTTCAGGCCTCTTACACTGCACTCTCTAAACAGTCTGACACGATGAAAAAGCTCAATGACGCCCTCAAACTGCAGAATGACAAAAACACTGCGCAGTTAGCAGAGCTAGAGGAGCAGGTGAAAGACCTAAGCAAGCAGCTCCAAGAACGGGACAGTAAGATAGCAAACCTGCAGCAGAAGTTGAAGGTTTTGGATGAAAAACTGAAATCTaggcagaaagaaaaagaagatatgGAGGAGACTATTGATATTCTTAGGAAGGAACTCAGCAAGACCGAACAAGCAAGAAAAGAACTGAGCATTAAAGCCTCGTCTTTGGAAGTGCAAAAGACACAGCTAGAGGCTCGCCTGGAGGAGAAGGAAGCCATGGTGAAGGCACAGCAAGATGAACTAAACAAACACTCTCATATGATTGCAATGATCCACAGTTTAAGCGGTGGCAAATTTAATACAGACACTGTGAATCTTAGTCTTTAG